The sequence acgggtcgcaggttgcggatagcgagcgccctggttctccagggtagctacgaataagcgtgttagttggacacggcccggctaccgccaagcccccaacacgaagcgcaaataagtagccccggacagtcagcgggtatctgcgccgtagcagtaccgacgtcgcgcttgtgctgccgcctccgacaaatagctcccccttcccacactccttgaacctacctcttccctacccacacaactcatctcaccccgggctgtactaaggtgtcactcgtaccgtgccgagagtcaatctggctgggagcccgagtcatcaaataactcagtctcaaacggtgagctcagacaagtggcgaccgcctgttctaagtcagccttacccgggtacggcggatctctgcccgggtggacctgtcctttctccgcagctcgtgggatttaacatggagaacttaacaaataaaaaacaaaaagactgCACCAgacaagagcccgacactcttaaaaagtcggaagtcgtaaccaacgacgatagaaagagcaagatcacggctccgACCACCCCAGTCCATGTGACGtctacccctgccaaggccagcgaacaacgcagccggctaagcccaactcgccatagcgacaagcccaagccttccaccagcgtaggtgtggctaaccacaaccactccaacctgaggggagcgctaaagccggtctcgtggtgagtaccagggcaaaggagtttaagaggTTACCACCTAACCAGACAGGACCTCTTGAACGAAGGAAAGCTTttaggatcctcaaacggctggccaccaatccgatacgtgaggatcagacgtcaaaattggattacctgaaaatccaagaggacatagcctgggcaaaggcagttatcccagacttcgacatcgctatgactaccagcaacagcaacaggcGAGAaaggtcgatggagtcagctcaaccagcgagcaagaaggctaaggtaacaaaccgcggcacatggtcgagatcctttgcggaagtggtaaaggatctgaagatcattggtgtcatcgaccagagcgatgaaggcggcaggatcccaagaaaccaatggggtctgattagacgggcccttgcgtcagtggccttgaaagtgctggacgaaaacccaggcccgccacccgattgcacagatgcagggtggtaccagggcaatgttAAGTGGATCGCCTGCGAAGACaagagatcggcagcactctacaaggctgcaattAACAAGGTCGGcaaggtctaccccggggccaagctggcagtttgtgaggctgcagacatcccgtctcgaccaagagcgagggtgtggctgccgtcggaaccatcggaaccagaggctatactcagcctgctgaccaggttcaacccgaaacttccaacagacggttggaaggtggtcaaggtggagaaaaccgagcgcgtcaccatgaacgtggttatcctcctgaaccaggcctgcttggagcccctcgcagcccaacaacaccgggtgaactacgggttcgataaggtgcagCTACGAATCTACGACACCGATAAGttagcggcagacaacctggctgcctgtgcgtcgtacgaacccccgagcaACGACGAACTAGAACATGaagaggccaccctcaccggctacgtgtcaaccgactcggagctgacagagagcctgaagcagctgtgcacctGTCTGGGCGCTctgttctccaggacatagcggagaaagcggagggtacccagcccgaccccagtcccaaagatggtgcagtttctgcaaattaaccttcaccacagcaaggcagcatccgctgccctcctcacccgcctggcaataggcaacatagacgtagtcctcattcaagggccatggattgttggtaacaacatctgtggcttatcaacccccctatacaaggtcttttacaccaaggacaagggtaaaaccagaacctgcattcttacaaagacacaccttaatacatttcttattccacagtttagcgaaggcgacctcaccacggtcagactggagctaaacgaacacacccatcacaccatagcatcattctatctggctcacgactacgaagggccactaccaaataCCACTACACTcgctcatctaaggaactcatcctgggtggggacgctaactcacaccacacacaatgaggaagtacaaacaccaacgaaagaggtgagttactctatgactatctccttcaatcaaatctattcatctgcaacaagggtaatgacccaactttcatcactaaaaataggagggaagtactagacattacactaatatctgatcccatgatgatgatggggaagtacaaacaccaacgagaggggtgagttactctatgactatctccttcaatcaaatctattcatctgcaacaaggGTAAtcacccaactttcatcactaaaaataggagggaagtactagacattacactaatatctgatccccttCTTAACCAGCTAcaagcgtggaaggtggggatcgaacactcattctatgaccaccgatacatagaatttacaataagtctagactgtcctcccgccgagaacatcactaatctaagattaaccaactgggggtactacaaaaatctcctcaacaggaacctacacgctcctccgatactgatatctgcggtgaggccttaaaaagggcttgcccaagcagaacagtcaaaacaaagcacaagcCCCCTTGGTGGAacgcaaccctggcgaaccttaaaagagagtgtagaacttacttcaatagagcaaaatacaacaatagcgaatcctcttggaatttataccatacaaaactaagcctatacaaaaaggaaattagaatatcaaaatgaagagcttgggctaacttctgcagtagcatagaatctactgcggaggcatccagactcagaagaactCTAGCAAAAgctccagcaaccattggctatctaaaaaccaatgctgacagctggacggaaaacagtcaggaaacccttgaactactgttagacacccacttccctaagaacaccctgtaacgaactgatttttgtgtctgctcgcacgagattcgtgcggctagctcagaagattgtgcgttcgtcccaccaaatttatatgacgtgattgcccgtagatcaatgagaaaacaaagggttcaaatggtaacagtgggatttattctcgtggtattagtacagcgggtgtgtggctgggctgtcttcggtatctcttggctctggttccgccggctgctggcgctcctctttctggctcctcgacgcgttgactcgtcctcctctggatcctgggtcgcgggacgctcgtagtggccgccacTGCTttcttgccgacgcgttgcctcggggtcgcttgttgcgccttagacccgcagagagttcggccttgtgggcttagggaagcgtcatcgttctcagactagggtaaACAagccaggccgacgcctttcgaggcaatacctgtcccttgctctgtcccggacggtcccgctaggttcttgctcagttcgcgctgacagtcaaggctgccgccaggaggctgtctagcggttcacttcgctttacgcctagcgcagacgaacgttccacccggcttcaccctaatgcgtgacgtccgcgacgctcctgcgctccccaatgagctccgtcgctgtcgatgtcctctgcgctgtcttctgaccagtatctcgttgttctggcgctcggggagctgggcggtcgctgctcgggaacttcgccggtaatcgcagggctctccaggctgccgcctcttgaaaccgcaaatcgatctaccgctcgtccgtcacgccaggtcctgcttggtcgggcaaggtacgctgggccgcagacaactttcctccccaagctgacggctcttcgtcgtaggactcttttgcttgtctctgacagacccgccgggcgactcgccagggtgtggtcgtgacaaagttagaaaacaaacgccttgacttagccgcgtgaagccttccagaactcagccacctgtgtctcaattcggagattcctgatgtcctaatcccgaacgtctcgacgtggcgatcttgctccttgtatgcttcccacggcgctgcttccgacgactcgcttggttgtagctccctcgtagattatttgcttgactgactgtttatttggtactttaactgatcttgaaggtttgactcctcgtgatccaCTGATCCAgttgccagcgctctgcggccttatatagggcctccgggaaccgttatttccctttcgcgcacggcccgctggatctctccactctgggtccaaagttcgtgcctcctggatgacccacttgtccttcacgtaccgcttccaatagatgctccgcccactgctgcagtcccgctgttTCCcctgatgcttgtggcacgcctgtgtgccgctccactgccgagatgtgacacttcctctcccggtccaaagttcacgggagagtccaaagtcccgtggagttccgttatcctgtttgcccgcgaagtctccattctctctcgttctccatgcttggtctccaaactctctcgctctccgtccttggtctctaaactctctcgatctccatccttggtctccaaactctctcgctctctatccttggtctccaaactctctcgttctccatccaagtctccaaactctcctcgccgcgccgttactacgcgaattcgccgcgtaactggtaagcggccggccatctgctgctgcttctatttgtggggagttattcaactcctcacaacccatgtagtggaggacctccacatagaggagaatttaTCCCTTCAAATCACttggcccagatgggttcttcccggcccagctacaacggacactagatatgtccctaccctggctgacagccatcttccacggctgccttgctctaaaccatattccaacaaggtggctggacgttaaggtaatttttacaccgaaagccggcaagccctcccacaccaacccaaaggacttccgcccgattagtctctcttccttcttgttgaagaccctggaaagactaattgacacccatatcagacaaa is a genomic window of Drosophila suzukii unplaced genomic scaffold, CBGP_Dsuzu_IsoJpt1.0 scf_6, whole genome shotgun sequence containing:
- the LOC139355019 gene encoding uncharacterized protein, whose amino-acid sequence is MTTSNSNRRERSMESAQPASKKAKVTNRGTWSRSFAEVVKDLKIIGVIDQSDEGGRIPRNQWGLIRRALASVALKVLDENPGPPPDCTDAGWYQGNVKWIACEDKRSAALYKAAINKVGKVYPGAKLAVCEAADIPSRPRARVWLPSEPSEPEAILSLLTRFNPKLPTDGWKVVKVEKTERVTMNVVILLNQACLEPLAAQQHRVNYGFDKVQLRIYDTDKLAADNLAACASYEPPSNDELEHEEATLTGYVSTDSELTESLKQLCTCLGALFSRT